In one window of Thiobacillus sp. DNA:
- a CDS encoding endonuclease/exonuclease/phosphatase family protein → MKNSLRIASYNIHKGLSFFNRRLVLHDVRARLAAINADVVFLQEVQGHHAHHGGRFNAWPSNPQHEFLAGDLWRDAAYGKNAVYDHGHHGNAILSRYPILRWENVDISAHPFESRGLLHCELEVPRLDQPLHAICLHLALNESGRRKQIHHLSERIRRMVPDGAPLIIAGDFNDWRQRAGSYLATELGLREVFETAHGRPARSFPAALPLFSLDRIYTRGFDVTEAHVLHGQNWRRLSDHAALTAQLKPTPAAA, encoded by the coding sequence ATGAAAAACAGCCTGCGCATCGCCAGCTACAATATTCACAAGGGCCTGTCGTTCTTCAACCGGCGCCTGGTGCTCCACGACGTGCGGGCACGGCTTGCGGCCATCAACGCCGACGTGGTGTTCCTGCAGGAGGTCCAGGGCCACCACGCCCATCACGGCGGCCGTTTCAACGCCTGGCCCAGCAACCCCCAGCACGAATTCCTGGCGGGGGACCTGTGGCGGGACGCCGCCTACGGCAAGAACGCGGTCTACGACCATGGCCACCACGGCAACGCCATCCTGTCCCGCTACCCCATCCTGCGCTGGGAGAACGTGGACATTTCCGCTCATCCCTTCGAGAGCCGGGGCCTGCTCCATTGCGAACTGGAGGTGCCCCGCCTGGACCAGCCCCTGCACGCCATCTGCCTGCACCTGGCCTTGAACGAGTCGGGCCGGCGCAAGCAGATCCACCACCTGTCGGAACGCATCCGACGCATGGTGCCCGACGGCGCCCCCCTCATCATCGCCGGAGACTTCAACGACTGGCGCCAGCGGGCCGGCTCCTACCTGGCGACGGAACTGGGGTTGAGGGAGGTGTTCGAGACCGCCCACGGACGCCCGGCCAGAAGTTTTCCCGCCGCTCTGCCCCTGTTCAGCCTGGATCGCATCTACACCCGGGGCTTCGACGTCACCGAGGCCCATGTGCTGCATGGCCAGAACTGGCGCCGCCTGTCTGACCACGCCGCCCTCACCGCCCAGTTGAAGCCCACCCCGGCCGCTGCCTGA
- a CDS encoding SRPBCC family protein yields the protein MNVINHFCLGLTLALMAATTQAASAKVTASTGLSGVRVEASQVLQADADTVWATLTDYNKLATFIPDMVSSRLISPPGAPKRVEQIADAGLFAFVMPDHVVLLMEESPNRLIRFRSVSGKVLAMTGEWQIVGDKAPVTLFYRSRIIPIAPLPPLVSEYFVEDEVKKRFEAVGREAERRMRGSNTGLRGWFK from the coding sequence ATGAACGTAATAAACCATTTCTGTCTGGGCCTGACTCTGGCCCTCATGGCCGCCACGACCCAGGCCGCCTCCGCCAAGGTGACCGCCAGCACGGGCCTGTCCGGTGTCCGGGTGGAAGCCAGCCAGGTATTGCAGGCGGACGCCGACACCGTGTGGGCCACCCTCACGGACTACAACAAGCTGGCCACCTTCATCCCGGACATGGTGTCCAGCCGACTTATCTCCCCCCCGGGAGCGCCCAAGAGGGTGGAGCAGATCGCCGATGCCGGCCTGTTCGCCTTCGTCATGCCGGACCACGTGGTGTTGCTCATGGAGGAAAGCCCCAACCGGTTGATCCGTTTCCGCTCCGTTTCCGGCAAGGTGCTGGCCATGACCGGGGAGTGGCAGATCGTCGGCGACAAGGCGCCGGTCACCCTGTTCTACCGTTCCCGTATCATTCCCATCGCTCCCCTGCCGCCCCTGGTTTCCGAATACTTCGTGGAAGACGAGGTGAAGAAGCGCTTCGAGGCCGTGGGGCGGGAGGCGGAGCGCCGGATGCGGGGCAGCAACACCGGCCTCCGGGGCTGGTTCAAATAG
- the clsB gene encoding cardiolipin synthase ClsB, with product MIRPGNRLNLLENGTDYFPALLRAIDGARHEVHLESYIFRADATGLAVARSLMRAAQRGVVVRVLLDGFGARDLPEQLRFEMRNAGVEVVFFRPELGRLSFPLRRHRHRLRRMHRKLALVDARLAFVGGINIVDDLDEGRLAQPRRDFAVAVEGPLVADIHASAYRLWRRVLWSRLGLRRGEDVWLKPIAEPVGEQHAEFVVRDSLGGRRAIEKSYLGAIRHARLEIFIANAYFLPGLRFRRALVAAAQRGVRVVLIMQGYTDHPLYRAASRALYRHFLENGVEIFEYNATELHAKAAVVDARWATVGSSNIDPLSLLLAREANVVVHDRRFAMKLQASLEDVMRKGGHRIHRMAWRRIPWYSRAASWLAYGFVRGLMGLAGFARGWDRGQRR from the coding sequence ATGATTCGCCCGGGCAACCGCCTGAACCTGCTGGAAAACGGCACGGACTATTTCCCCGCCCTGTTGCGGGCCATCGACGGGGCCCGGCACGAAGTGCACCTGGAAAGCTACATCTTCCGTGCCGACGCCACGGGCCTGGCCGTGGCCCGATCCCTTATGCGGGCGGCCCAGCGGGGTGTGGTCGTTCGGGTGCTGCTGGACGGCTTTGGCGCCCGGGATCTGCCCGAGCAGTTGCGCTTCGAAATGCGCAACGCCGGGGTGGAGGTGGTGTTCTTCCGCCCGGAACTTGGGCGCCTGTCCTTTCCCCTGCGCCGCCATCGCCACCGCCTGCGGCGCATGCACCGGAAGCTGGCCCTGGTGGACGCCCGACTGGCCTTCGTGGGAGGCATCAACATTGTTGATGACCTGGACGAGGGCCGCCTGGCCCAGCCCCGGCGGGACTTCGCCGTGGCCGTGGAAGGTCCCCTGGTGGCGGACATCCACGCCAGCGCCTACCGGCTCTGGCGCCGGGTGCTCTGGAGCCGCCTGGGCCTGCGCCGGGGCGAGGACGTGTGGCTGAAGCCCATCGCCGAACCCGTGGGGGAACAACACGCGGAATTCGTCGTGCGGGACAGCCTGGGAGGGCGACGCGCCATCGAGAAATCCTACCTGGGGGCCATCCGCCACGCGCGCCTGGAAATCTTCATCGCCAACGCCTATTTCCTGCCGGGACTGCGATTCCGCCGTGCCCTGGTGGCCGCCGCCCAGCGCGGGGTGCGGGTGGTGCTCATCATGCAGGGCTACACCGACCACCCCCTGTACCGGGCCGCCAGTCGTGCCCTCTACCGGCACTTCCTGGAGAACGGGGTGGAGATCTTCGAGTACAACGCCACCGAACTCCACGCCAAGGCGGCGGTGGTGGACGCTCGCTGGGCTACGGTGGGTTCCAGCAACATCGACCCCCTCAGCCTGCTGCTGGCCAGGGAGGCCAACGTGGTGGTCCACGATCGCCGCTTTGCCATGAAGCTGCAGGCCAGCCTGGAGGACGTGATGCGCAAAGGGGGACATCGCATCCACCGCATGGCCTGGCGGCGCATACCCTGGTATTCCCGCGCGGCATCCTGGCTGGCCTACGGGTTTGTACGGGGCCTCATGGGTCTGGCGGGGTTTGCCCGGGGATGGGACCGGGGACAGCGGCGCTAG